One region of Gossypium raimondii isolate GPD5lz chromosome 6, ASM2569854v1, whole genome shotgun sequence genomic DNA includes:
- the LOC105772849 gene encoding G-type lectin S-receptor-like serine/threonine-protein kinase B120, which produces MGTHKRNPVVLLLASLTFLLFSFAQFCRAVNDTIRQGETIRDGHSLKSENNYFQLGFFSPVNSTSRYVGIWYTFDQKAVVWVANRKSPISDRNGVLRIEVDGKLVLRDGNNKLVWLAPVTSSANNTAARLHNTGNFVLSRNDSIDDSDANTALWQSFSNPTDTFLPGMRVPVSSKIGVSNPYRSWKSATDPSPGNYSMGVDPNGGQQIVIWGKEGRRWRSGQWNLQFFIGIPYMSNNVSSFHGFKISLPDETGTMYITYKPPTQDLFRFVISWEGKERQLKWDDDKKKWLPLQSEPDPDNKCELYNYCGNYATCDRSNSRRICNCLEGFKPKFKDQWDQENWSAGCERKIQLQCQSTNRTSRENGKPDGFKKLKCTKLPDLATLLPSEENTEACGKRCLENCQCKAYAFVTGIRCMVWTGDLIDMQHFQQFQQAGNFLFFYRLHHSELDGGRKISNLVIVIICVVVASFLVASLWLLWRYKKKVKVSSMPCCKDKDVAIFDVSKSKRKEFSADLSGPSDILIDENQDNGPELPIFNFGVVAAATKNFYEGNKLGQGGFGAVYKGELPGGKEIAVKRLSGNSGQGLEEFKTEIILIARLQHRNLVRLLGCSIQGEEKLLIYEYMPNKSLDNLLFDATKKAELGWRSRLDIIEGIARGLLYLHRDSRLRIIHRDLKASNILLDAEMNPKISDFGMARMFQGNQNEANTVRVVGTYGYMSPEYAMEGLFSVKSDVYSFGVLLLEIVSGQRNTTFRSSDHTSLLSYAWRLWSEDKAMDLVDPSIRDTCSPNEVLKCIHIGMLCVQDSAVHRPTMAAVVLLLESETPTLPMPTKPTYTFLRSAIEEEYIGDAQEIVSSNDLTVTVIVGR; this is translated from the exons ATGGGAACTCATAAAAGAAACCCAGTTGTTCTTCTTCTGGCTTCATTAACTTTTCTACTGTTTTCTTTTGCTCAGTTTTGCCGTGCGGTTAATGATACAATCAGGCAAGGCGAAACAATAAGAGATGGCCACAGTTTGAAATCGgagaataattattttcaactaGGATTTTTCAGTCCTGTAAACTCCACATCTAGATATGTGGGGATATGGTACACGTTTGATCAGAAAGCAGTTGTTTGGGTTGCCAACAGAAAAAGTCCAATATCAGACAGAAATGGAGTTTTGAGGATTGAAGTTGATGGCAAATTAGTACTCCGCGATGGAAATAACAAATTAGTCTGGTTAGCTCCAGTTACAAGTTCGGCAAACAACACTGCAGCAAGACTCCATAATACTGGAAATTTCGTTCTATCAAGAAATGATAGTATTGATGATAGTGATGCTAATACTGCCTTATGGCAGAGTTTCAGTAACCCAACTGATACGTTTTTGCCAGGAATGAGAGTTCCAGTGAGTTCAAAAATAGGTGTGTCCAATCCTTACAGATCATGGAAATCAGCCACTGATCCTTCACCAGGGAACTACAGCATGGGCGTTGATCCTAATGGAGGACAACAGATAGTGATATGGGGTAAAGAGGGAAGGCGGTGGAGAAGTGGGCAATGGAATCTGCAGTTCTTCATAGGGATCCCCTATATGAGTAATAATGTTAGTTCCTTCCACGGCTTCAAAATTTCTTTGCCTGATGAAACTGGGACCATGTATATTACATACAAGCCACCAACCCAAGATTTATTTAGATTTGTGATATCCTGGGAAGGTAAAGAACGGCAGTTAAAGTGGGATGATGATAAGAAGAAGTGGCTACCTCTGCAATCAGAGCCTGACCCTGATAATAAATGTGAGCTTTATAATTATTGTGGGAATTATGCGACTTGTGACCGCTCAAATTCTCGTCGAATCTGTAATTGTTTAGAAGGGTTTAAACCAAAGTTTAAAGATCAGTGGGATCAAGAGAACTGGTCAGCTGGGTGTGAACGTAAGATCCAACTGCAATGCCAAAGCACGAATCGTACATCTCGGGAAAATGGTAAACCAGATGGATTTAAGAAACTCAAGTGCACCAAGTTACCTGATTTAGCAACCTTGTTGCCATCTGAGGAGAACACAGAGGCTTGTGGAAAGAGATGCTTAGAAAATTGTCAATGTAAAGCATATGCATTTGTTACTGGGATTAGATGCATGGTATGGACAGGGGACTTGATCGATATGCAGCATTTTCAGCAATTTCAGCAAGCTGGGAATTTCCTGTTCTTCTATCGCCTCCATCATTCTGAATTAG ATGGCGGGAGGAAGATATCCAATCTTGTGATAGTTATAATTTGTGTGGTGGTGGCAAGTTTCTTGGTGGCATCTCTATGGCTACTATGGAGATACAAGAAGAAAGTGAAAG TTTCATCAATGCCATGTTGCAAAGACAAGGATGTAGCAATTTTCGATGTGTCCAAgtccaaaagaaaagaattttcaGCAGATCTTTCAGGACCATCTGACATCCTTATAGATGAGAATCAAGATAATGGGCCAGAGTTACCAATTTTTAATTTCGGTGTTGTGGCTGCTGCAACAAAGAACTTTTATGAAGGAAACAAACTTGGGCAAGGAGGTTTTGGTGCTGTATACAAG GGAGAGCTTCCTGGAGGTAAAGAAATAGCAGTGAAGAGGCTTTCAGGAAACTCCGGGCAAGGCTTAGAGGAGTTCAAAACTGAAATTATCTTGATAGCCAGACTGCAACATAGAAATCTTGTTAGACTATTGGGCTGCTCCATTCAAGGGGAAGAAAAGCTGCTGATTTATGAGTATATGCCCAATAAAAGTTTGGACAATCTTCTTTTTG ATGCAACCAAGAAAGCAGAGCTAGGCTGGAGATCCCGCCTGGACATTATCGAAGGCATCGCAAGAGGACTTCTTTATCTCCATCGAGATTCAAGACTCCGAATAATACATAGAGACTTAAAAGCCAGCAACATTTTGTTAGACGCAGAAATGAATCCAAAAATTTCAGACTTTGGTATGGCCAGAATGTTTCAGGGTAACCAAAATGAAGCAAATACAGTTCGAGTAGTTGGCACATA TGGATATATGTCACCTGAATATGCAATGGAAGGCCTCTTTTCAGTAAAATCAGATGTTTACAGCTTTGGGGTATTATTGTTAGAGATTGTTAGTGGCCAAAGGAATACTACCTTTCGCTCATCTGACCACACTAGTCTTCTCTCATAT GCATGGCGTCTTTGGAGTGAAGATAAAGCGATGGATTTGGTGGATCCTTCCATTCGAGATACATGCTCTCCAAATGAAGTGTTGAAATGTATACATATAGGGATGCTGTGCGTGCAAGATTCTGCAGTGCATAGACCAACAATGGCGGCTGTGGTGTTATTGCTCGAGAGTGAAACTCCCACGCTCCCCATGCCTACGAAACCTACTTATACTTTCCTGCGGAGCGCCATAGAAGAGGAATATATAGGGGACGCTCAGGAAATTGTATCTTCAAATGATCTCACGGTCACTGTAATAGTTGGAAGATag